A genomic window from Micromonospora violae includes:
- a CDS encoding type II toxin-antitoxin system RelE family toxin yields MKVQVDRDVLVWLHKQPRNVFLTVLSAILGLVSDPAPQSSTEMRDGSGRRLRVGDYRILYRLDSDELTIHSVGHRKDIYND; encoded by the coding sequence GTGAAGGTCCAGGTGGACCGGGACGTCCTGGTCTGGTTGCACAAGCAGCCGCGCAACGTCTTTCTGACCGTCTTGAGCGCGATCCTCGGCCTGGTCTCCGACCCCGCGCCACAGAGTTCGACCGAGATGCGCGACGGGTCAGGTCGTCGTCTGCGCGTCGGTGACTACCGGATCCTCTATCGTCTCGACAGTGACGAGTTGACCATCCACTCGGTCGGGCACCGCAAAGACATCTACAACGATTAA
- a CDS encoding helix-turn-helix domain-containing protein encodes MDDSGSTVPRRQLGRYLRELRENAYVTVTAAAKELEWSAPRIWRYETGQVSMHPNDVAAMCRVYGASPETIETMRALARETKAHGWWHSYGEAIKDWFKLYVGLEAAATRIRKYEVDLVPGLLQTVEYMTEVIATDHPQMGEQQRQAKVDVRLRRQRLLARAIPRAPRLDVILGEAVLRRPLRDRAAMARQLESLLMSSRQHNIGIRVLPLDAGLVRWAQAGTFTMLDFPSDVREPEPTTIYMDGPCGAVYLDKTHEIEIYEDAWRSLGERALSADESRELIAAIAKEMTDGA; translated from the coding sequence GTGGACGACTCCGGCAGCACAGTTCCACGGAGGCAACTCGGCAGATATCTGAGAGAGCTTCGCGAAAACGCGTATGTGACAGTTACCGCGGCGGCCAAGGAATTGGAATGGTCGGCACCCCGGATCTGGCGCTACGAGACCGGCCAGGTCTCCATGCATCCGAACGACGTGGCGGCCATGTGCCGCGTCTACGGCGCGTCCCCGGAGACCATCGAGACGATGCGGGCGCTGGCCCGGGAGACCAAGGCGCACGGCTGGTGGCACAGCTACGGCGAGGCGATCAAGGACTGGTTCAAGCTGTACGTCGGCCTGGAGGCCGCAGCCACCCGCATCCGCAAGTATGAGGTCGACCTGGTGCCCGGCCTGTTGCAGACGGTCGAGTACATGACCGAGGTGATCGCCACCGACCACCCGCAGATGGGCGAGCAGCAGCGTCAGGCGAAGGTCGACGTGCGGCTTCGCCGCCAACGCCTGCTGGCTCGGGCGATACCTCGCGCGCCGCGCCTCGACGTCATTCTGGGCGAGGCGGTGCTGCGCCGGCCGCTGCGTGATCGGGCCGCGATGGCCCGGCAGTTGGAGTCGCTGCTGATGTCGTCGCGGCAGCACAACATCGGCATCCGGGTGTTGCCGCTCGACGCTGGCCTGGTCCGCTGGGCGCAGGCCGGCACCTTCACCATGCTCGACTTCCCGTCCGACGTGCGGGAGCCGGAGCCGACGACGATCTACATGGACGGGCCGTGCGGCGCGGTCTACCTTGACAAGACCCACGAGATCGAGATCTACGAAGATGCGTGGCGCTCCCTCGGCGAACGGGCGTTGAGCGCCGACGAGTCCCGTGAGCTGATCGCGGCCATAGCGAAGGAGATGACCGATGGTGCGTGA
- a CDS encoding DUF397 domain-containing protein, which translates to MVRDGVWRKSTRSGGEGDCVEVAGFADTVGVRDSKDRRGPVLTFTPSAWAAFVEFTVVSQPVQ; encoded by the coding sequence ATGGTGCGTGACGGAGTCTGGCGCAAGTCGACCCGGTCCGGCGGCGAGGGCGACTGCGTCGAGGTGGCGGGGTTCGCCGACACGGTCGGCGTACGCGACAGCAAGGACCGGCGCGGACCGGTGCTGACCTTCACCCCCTCGGCCTGGGCTGCGTTCGTCGAGTTCACGGTGGTCAGCCAGCCCGTGCAATGA
- a CDS encoding Uma2 family endonuclease has product MAQAAFAPEPTPQHTEPSFDVLRWHDEPWTAQLALDLLPETNGPKVEVLSGSVIVTPHAGIDHQSVERELPYVLHRAARKAGFWVYPEINVLSDDDLFIPDIAVLRNSGGGRTTVPIAEAVLLGEIVSPGNRRKDVIDRPREYAAVGVPFFLRLDLRNRVPTMALFELADGEYRPLAAAAAGSTFVMREPFEFSIDPAELLDEEAAPDATTTESADDQA; this is encoded by the coding sequence ATGGCCCAGGCAGCTTTCGCGCCAGAGCCGACGCCGCAGCACACCGAGCCGTCGTTCGACGTGCTGCGGTGGCACGACGAGCCGTGGACCGCGCAGCTCGCCCTCGACCTGTTGCCGGAGACCAACGGCCCCAAGGTTGAGGTCCTGAGCGGAAGCGTGATCGTGACACCACATGCAGGAATCGATCATCAGTCGGTCGAGCGTGAGTTGCCGTATGTGCTGCACCGCGCCGCGCGGAAGGCGGGTTTCTGGGTTTACCCAGAGATCAACGTCCTCTCCGACGATGATCTCTTCATCCCGGACATCGCCGTTCTGCGCAACTCCGGTGGTGGCCGCACGACGGTGCCCATTGCCGAGGCGGTGCTGCTGGGGGAGATCGTGTCTCCCGGAAATCGGCGCAAGGACGTGATCGACCGGCCCCGGGAGTACGCCGCTGTCGGGGTGCCGTTCTTCCTCCGGCTGGACTTGCGCAACCGGGTGCCGACCATGGCTTTGTTTGAGCTGGCCGACGGGGAGTACCGGCCGCTGGCCGCAGCTGCGGCGGGTAGCACCTTCGTGATGCGAGAGCCGTTCGAGTTCTCCATCGACCCGGCCGAGTTGCTGGACGAGGAGGCGGCGCCGGACGCGACCACCACCGAGTCGGCTGACGACCAGGCTTGA
- the dxr gene encoding 1-deoxy-D-xylulose-5-phosphate reductoisomerase, translating to MTSPRDLVLLGSTGSIGTQAIDIVRRNPDRFRVVAVGAGGGNVELLAAQALELGVEAVGVAKASAAQDLQLAFYAEASRRGWATGDFKLPKIVAGPDAMTELAQWPCDVVLNGVVGSLGLAPTLAALRGGRTLALANKESLVAGGPLVKAAVTRPGQIVPVDSEHSALAQCLRSGMRGEVRRLVVTASGGPFRGRRRDELTQVTPEQALAHPTWNMGPVVTINSATMVNKALEVIEAHELFDVPYADITVMVHPQSVIHSMVEFVDGSTIAQASPPDMRLPIALGIGWPDRVPGAATAVDWTAAHTWEFAPLDDEAFPAVALAKAAGEAGRCRPAIYNAANEECVAAFVAGRLPFLGIVDTLERVLEEAPDFDEPGTVEDVLAAESWARAHAQEIIAGSVEGA from the coding sequence GTGACTTCCCCCCGCGACCTTGTTCTGCTCGGGTCCACCGGCTCGATCGGCACCCAGGCCATCGACATCGTGCGGCGCAACCCGGACCGGTTCCGGGTGGTCGCCGTGGGTGCGGGCGGCGGAAACGTCGAGTTGCTCGCCGCGCAGGCCCTCGAACTGGGCGTCGAGGCGGTCGGGGTGGCCAAGGCGTCCGCCGCGCAGGATCTGCAACTCGCGTTCTATGCCGAGGCGAGCCGGCGCGGGTGGGCCACCGGCGACTTCAAACTTCCCAAGATCGTGGCCGGCCCGGACGCCATGACCGAGCTGGCCCAGTGGCCGTGCGACGTCGTGCTCAACGGGGTGGTCGGCTCGCTGGGCCTCGCTCCTACGCTGGCCGCGCTGCGCGGTGGTCGTACTCTCGCGCTTGCCAACAAGGAGTCGCTCGTGGCCGGCGGCCCGCTGGTCAAGGCCGCGGTGACGCGGCCGGGGCAGATCGTCCCGGTCGACTCGGAGCACTCGGCGCTGGCCCAGTGCCTGCGTTCCGGGATGCGCGGCGAGGTGCGGCGGTTGGTCGTGACGGCCAGCGGCGGCCCGTTCCGGGGTCGGCGGCGCGACGAGTTGACGCAGGTCACACCCGAGCAGGCCCTCGCCCACCCGACGTGGAACATGGGGCCGGTCGTCACGATCAACTCCGCCACCATGGTCAACAAGGCGCTGGAGGTGATCGAGGCGCACGAGCTGTTCGACGTGCCCTACGCCGACATCACCGTGATGGTGCACCCGCAGTCGGTGATCCACTCGATGGTCGAGTTCGTCGACGGGTCGACGATCGCCCAGGCCAGCCCACCGGACATGCGGCTGCCGATCGCGCTCGGTATCGGCTGGCCGGACCGGGTGCCCGGGGCCGCCACCGCCGTCGACTGGACGGCCGCGCACACCTGGGAGTTCGCGCCGCTCGACGACGAGGCGTTCCCGGCCGTCGCCCTGGCCAAGGCCGCCGGGGAGGCCGGGCGCTGCCGGCCGGCGATCTACAACGCGGCGAATGAGGAGTGCGTGGCCGCGTTCGTGGCGGGCCGGCTGCCGTTCCTCGGCATCGTCGACACCCTCGAACGCGTGTTGGAGGAGGCTCCGGACTTCGACGAACCAGGTACCGTCGAGGACGTGCTCGCGGCCGAGTCGTGGGCACGCGCGCACGCGCAGGAGATCATCGCGGGTTCGGTGGAAGGAGCTTGA
- a CDS encoding M50 family metallopeptidase has product MSYLLGVVLFALAILISVSLHEAGHLLTAKAFGMKVTKYFVGFGPTIWSFQRGETEYGLKGIPLGGFCKIVGMTPQDDDVEPGDESRVMWRYPVWKRTIVMAAGSITHFALALITIWILAVSAGLPNPDFPTTDAQARQEPAVIRLSDCVVPENSLRACAPGDAASPAAQAQLKNGDRITSINGTAINSYGDLLTTLRGLKPGETAQIAYVRDGQPATASTVLAQTQRPPLDDPTGAAAPVAALGVGLVPSTPTRVTYGPIGAFGATADFTGQLAVGTAQALQRLPQKVPALWTALTGGERDIDTPISVVGASRLGGEAVENNAWLVFFMLFVSLNFFIGVFNLLPLLPVDGGHIAIAWFERARSWVYARIGRADPGRVDYLKLMPFTYAVILIGGAFTLLTIAADVVNPITLFSR; this is encoded by the coding sequence ATGTCGTACCTGCTCGGGGTGGTCCTCTTCGCCCTGGCCATTCTCATCTCGGTGAGCCTGCACGAGGCGGGTCACCTGCTGACCGCCAAGGCGTTCGGGATGAAGGTCACGAAGTACTTCGTCGGTTTCGGCCCCACCATCTGGTCGTTCCAGCGGGGTGAGACGGAGTACGGCCTCAAGGGCATCCCCCTCGGCGGCTTCTGCAAGATCGTCGGGATGACGCCGCAGGACGACGACGTCGAACCGGGCGACGAGTCGCGCGTGATGTGGCGCTACCCGGTCTGGAAGCGGACGATCGTGATGGCCGCCGGGTCGATCACGCACTTCGCGCTCGCGCTGATCACGATCTGGATCCTCGCCGTCTCCGCCGGCCTGCCCAACCCCGACTTCCCGACCACCGACGCGCAGGCGCGCCAGGAGCCCGCCGTCATCCGGCTCAGCGACTGCGTGGTGCCGGAGAACTCGCTGCGGGCCTGCGCCCCCGGCGACGCGGCCAGCCCGGCCGCCCAGGCGCAGTTGAAGAACGGTGACCGGATCACCTCGATCAACGGCACCGCGATCAACTCCTACGGCGACCTGCTCACCACGCTGCGCGGGCTCAAGCCGGGCGAGACCGCGCAGATCGCCTACGTCCGCGACGGGCAGCCCGCCACCGCCAGCACGGTCCTCGCGCAGACCCAGCGCCCGCCGCTGGACGACCCGACCGGTGCCGCCGCGCCGGTGGCCGCACTCGGCGTCGGGCTCGTCCCCAGCACCCCCACCCGCGTGACGTACGGCCCGATCGGCGCCTTCGGCGCCACCGCCGACTTCACCGGTCAGCTGGCCGTCGGCACCGCCCAGGCGCTCCAGCGCCTCCCGCAGAAGGTCCCCGCCCTGTGGACCGCCCTCACCGGCGGCGAACGGGACATCGACACCCCGATCAGTGTGGTCGGCGCCAGCCGGCTCGGCGGCGAGGCGGTGGAGAACAACGCCTGGCTGGTCTTCTTCATGCTCTTCGTGTCGCTGAACTTCTTCATCGGCGTGTTCAACCTGCTGCCGCTGCTCCCGGTGGACGGCGGCCACATCGCCATCGCCTGGTTCGAACGGGCCCGCTCCTGGGTCTACGCGCGGATCGGCCGGGCCGACCCCGGCCGGGTGGACTACCTCAAACTGATGCCCTTCACGTACGCGGTGATCCTGATCGGTGGCGCGTTCACGCTGCTGACCATCGCCGCGGACGTCGTCAACCCCATCACGCTCTTCTCAAGGTGA
- the ispG gene encoding flavodoxin-dependent (E)-4-hydroxy-3-methylbut-2-enyl-diphosphate synthase: protein MTAISLGMPAVPPPPLAPRRASRQIMVGSVPVGGGAPVSVQSMTTTLTSDVNATLQQIAELTASGCQIVRVAVPSQDDVEALPAIAKKSQIPVIADIHFQPKYVFAAIDAGCAAVRVNPGNIRQFDDKVKEIARAAGDAGVPIRIGVNAGSLDKRLLSKYGKATAEALVESALWECSLFEEHGFRDIKISVKHNDPVVMIRAYRQLAEQCDYPLHLGVTEAGPAFQGTIKSAVAFGALLAEGIGDTIRVSLSAPPVEEIKVGNQILESLGLRERGLEIVSCPSCGRAQVDVYKLAEEVTAGLEGLPVPLRVAVMGCVVNGPGEAREADLGVASGNGKGQIFVKGQVVKTVPEAQIVETLIEEALRIADEMGAELPEELRGLVTGPTVTVH, encoded by the coding sequence GTGACAGCTATCAGTCTCGGTATGCCCGCCGTGCCGCCCCCGCCGCTCGCTCCCCGTCGGGCCAGCCGCCAGATCATGGTCGGTTCGGTGCCGGTCGGTGGTGGTGCGCCGGTGTCGGTGCAGTCGATGACCACGACTCTCACCTCCGACGTCAACGCGACGTTGCAGCAGATCGCCGAGTTGACGGCGTCCGGTTGCCAGATCGTCCGGGTGGCGGTGCCGTCTCAGGACGACGTCGAGGCACTGCCCGCGATCGCCAAGAAGTCGCAGATCCCGGTGATCGCCGACATCCACTTCCAGCCCAAGTACGTCTTCGCCGCGATCGACGCCGGCTGCGCCGCGGTCCGGGTCAACCCGGGCAACATCCGCCAGTTCGACGACAAGGTCAAGGAGATCGCCCGTGCCGCCGGGGACGCGGGGGTGCCGATCCGGATCGGCGTCAACGCGGGCTCACTGGACAAGCGGCTGCTGTCGAAGTACGGCAAGGCCACCGCCGAGGCGCTGGTCGAGTCGGCGCTGTGGGAGTGCTCGCTGTTCGAGGAGCACGGCTTCCGGGACATCAAGATCTCGGTGAAGCACAACGACCCGGTCGTGATGATCCGGGCGTACCGGCAGCTCGCCGAGCAGTGCGACTATCCGCTGCACCTCGGCGTCACCGAGGCCGGGCCCGCGTTCCAGGGCACCATCAAGTCGGCGGTCGCCTTCGGTGCGCTGCTCGCCGAGGGCATCGGCGACACCATCCGGGTGTCGCTGTCCGCGCCGCCGGTCGAGGAGATCAAGGTCGGCAACCAGATCCTGGAGTCCCTCGGTCTGCGCGAGCGCGGCCTGGAGATCGTCTCCTGCCCGTCCTGTGGGCGTGCCCAGGTGGACGTCTACAAGCTCGCCGAGGAGGTCACCGCCGGCCTGGAAGGGCTGCCGGTGCCGCTGCGGGTCGCCGTCATGGGCTGCGTGGTCAACGGTCCCGGCGAGGCCCGCGAGGCCGACCTCGGCGTCGCCTCCGGCAACGGCAAGGGCCAGATCTTCGTCAAGGGGCAGGTCGTCAAGACCGTGCCCGAGGCGCAGATCGTCGAGACCCTGATCGAGGAAGCGCTGCGGATCGCCGACGAGATGGGCGCCGAACTCCCCGAGGAGCTGCGCGGGCTGGTCACCGGCCCGACCGTCACCGTGCACTGA
- a CDS encoding PadR family transcriptional regulator, whose product MRFHRQHHAMHEARMRGFGFPPVPPGPFGHGHEHGHGGPWGGRGRGRGRGRRPNVRASVLALLTERPMHGYEMIQEIDSRTGGAWRPSPGSIYPTLQLLEDEGVIVASTEESGGGRKRFTVTEAGQAEAAEAAQTPPWADVAQGAVSSWHDIRDSGAQAMNALRQVMMNGTDDQRERAAQVLDETRRKLYAILAESE is encoded by the coding sequence ATGAGGTTCCACCGACAGCACCACGCGATGCACGAGGCCCGGATGCGTGGGTTCGGCTTCCCGCCGGTCCCGCCCGGTCCGTTCGGTCACGGCCACGAACACGGACACGGCGGCCCCTGGGGTGGCCGGGGCCGTGGCCGGGGTCGGGGCCGACGCCCCAACGTCCGAGCCTCCGTGCTGGCCCTGCTCACGGAGCGGCCGATGCACGGCTACGAGATGATTCAGGAGATCGACTCCCGCACCGGCGGTGCGTGGCGGCCGAGCCCGGGCTCGATCTACCCCACCCTCCAGCTACTGGAGGACGAGGGCGTCATCGTCGCCAGCACCGAGGAGTCCGGTGGCGGGCGGAAGCGGTTCACGGTCACCGAGGCCGGTCAGGCGGAGGCCGCCGAGGCCGCGCAGACCCCACCGTGGGCGGACGTCGCCCAGGGCGCGGTGAGCAGCTGGCACGACATCCGCGACTCCGGCGCGCAGGCGATGAACGCCCTGCGCCAGGTGATGATGAACGGCACCGACGACCAGCGCGAGCGGGCCGCCCAGGTGCTCGACGAGACCCGACGCAAGCTGTACGCGATCCTCGCCGAATCCGAGTGA
- a CDS encoding MFS transporter, which yields MRLLPPPGPSRVLTLGTLVKTVGRGLWLVSSALFLTRSVGLSATQVGIGLTISALVGVLASTPSGYLADRVGPRGVQVGALFVAGTLTIGLVAVRSFPTFVLVGAATALADAVERGARGALIAGAIPADQRVRTRAYLRATTNVGISVGAVLGGFAIAADTRTGYVALILAAAVASLTAAVIFLRLPTVAPVAAPAQGPRLVALRDRPFLAFTLVDGLMSMHFSLLTIALPLWIAGHTQAPAWMISALTLVNTVLVVLLQVRAARTAVTLPGAARAARRAGVAIALACVLFAASGALPTAGAMGLLGLGAVAHVTGELWHSAAGWGISFGLAPADAQGQYQGTYGMGYELGKMLAPVVVTTLALGWGVPGWLVLGALFLLLGALVPPVVRWAGRTRPRGADAGLVTRPAKQGADLAG from the coding sequence ATGCGCCTGCTTCCTCCGCCGGGTCCGTCCCGGGTCCTCACCCTCGGCACCCTGGTCAAGACCGTCGGGCGGGGCCTCTGGCTCGTCTCCAGCGCGCTCTTCCTCACCCGCTCGGTCGGCCTGTCGGCGACCCAGGTCGGCATCGGGCTCACCATCTCGGCCCTGGTCGGGGTGCTGGCCAGCACCCCGAGCGGCTACCTCGCCGATCGCGTCGGCCCGCGCGGTGTGCAGGTCGGTGCCCTCTTCGTCGCCGGCACCCTGACCATCGGCCTGGTGGCCGTCCGGTCGTTCCCCACGTTTGTGCTGGTAGGAGCCGCCACCGCGCTCGCCGACGCGGTCGAGCGCGGTGCCCGCGGCGCGCTGATCGCCGGAGCGATCCCGGCCGACCAGCGGGTCCGCACCCGCGCCTACCTGCGGGCCACCACCAACGTCGGAATCTCCGTCGGTGCCGTCCTCGGCGGCTTCGCCATCGCCGCCGACACCCGAACCGGGTACGTCGCACTGATCCTGGCCGCCGCAGTGGCGTCACTGACCGCTGCGGTGATCTTCCTCCGACTGCCCACCGTCGCCCCGGTCGCCGCCCCGGCGCAGGGGCCTCGGCTGGTCGCCCTACGGGATCGCCCGTTCCTCGCCTTCACCCTGGTCGACGGGCTGATGTCGATGCACTTCAGCCTGCTCACCATCGCCCTGCCGCTGTGGATCGCCGGTCACACCCAGGCCCCCGCCTGGATGATCTCCGCGTTGACGTTGGTCAACACCGTGCTGGTGGTGCTCCTACAGGTACGCGCCGCGCGTACCGCCGTCACCCTGCCCGGAGCCGCCCGCGCCGCCCGTCGAGCGGGCGTGGCCATCGCCCTGGCCTGCGTACTCTTCGCCGCCAGCGGCGCGCTACCCACCGCCGGCGCGATGGGCCTGCTCGGCCTCGGGGCGGTCGCGCACGTCACTGGGGAACTGTGGCACTCCGCCGCCGGCTGGGGGATCTCCTTCGGGCTGGCACCGGCCGACGCCCAGGGGCAGTACCAGGGCACCTACGGCATGGGCTACGAACTGGGCAAAATGCTCGCGCCGGTGGTGGTGACCACCCTCGCGCTCGGCTGGGGCGTACCGGGATGGCTCGTACTCGGTGCCCTGTTCCTCCTGCTCGGGGCCCTGGTGCCCCCGGTCGTCCGGTGGGCCGGGCGGACCCGGCCGCGCGGAGCCGATGCCGGCCTTGTCACTCGACCGGCGAAGCAGGGTGCCGATCTGGCAGGCTGA
- a CDS encoding DUF4081 domain-containing GNAT family N-acetyltransferase has product MLTVPVRQLGESERRAVERLLDHDPFAGAQVAERIAARGLSWWRAEGRVLGYGARRNLESLCWLGGNLTPVLASDAAVAAFADLLAGEERLCSSIVGRADAVLGLWDRLSDTWGPARDVRPNQPLLVTDTLPPVPADPEVRQVRSGEVDRLFPAAVAMYTEEVGVSPLAEDGGRSYRRRVNDLVRTGRAYARIVDGKVVFKAELAVVTKRTAQIQGVWVAPEWRGRGIATAAMAAVVRDALLRVAPTVSLYVNDFNLPARRVYERCGFQPIGTLATVLF; this is encoded by the coding sequence GTGCTGACGGTGCCGGTACGCCAACTGGGGGAATCGGAGCGCCGCGCGGTCGAGCGACTGCTCGACCATGACCCGTTCGCGGGCGCGCAGGTCGCCGAGCGGATCGCCGCGCGCGGGCTCTCCTGGTGGCGGGCCGAGGGCCGGGTCCTGGGGTACGGGGCCCGCCGCAACCTCGAATCACTCTGCTGGCTCGGCGGCAACCTGACCCCGGTATTGGCGAGCGACGCTGCGGTGGCCGCCTTCGCCGACCTGCTCGCGGGCGAGGAACGGCTCTGCTCCTCCATCGTCGGCCGGGCCGACGCCGTGCTCGGGCTGTGGGACCGACTCTCCGACACATGGGGGCCAGCGCGAGACGTTCGCCCCAACCAGCCGCTCCTGGTCACCGACACGCTGCCACCCGTACCGGCCGATCCGGAGGTACGCCAGGTTCGCTCCGGCGAGGTCGACCGGCTCTTCCCGGCGGCGGTAGCCATGTACACCGAAGAAGTCGGCGTCTCCCCACTGGCCGAGGACGGCGGACGCAGCTACCGCCGACGGGTCAACGACCTGGTCCGGACCGGTCGCGCGTACGCCCGCATCGTCGACGGCAAGGTCGTCTTCAAGGCCGAATTGGCCGTGGTGACCAAGCGGACGGCGCAGATCCAGGGCGTCTGGGTGGCACCGGAGTGGCGCGGCCGGGGGATCGCCACCGCCGCCATGGCAGCGGTGGTCCGCGACGCGCTGCTGCGGGTCGCCCCCACCGTCAGCCTGTACGTCAACGACTTCAACCTGCCGGCCCGCCGTGTCTACGAGCGCTGCGGCTTCCAACCGATCGGCACCCTGGCCACCGTTCTCTTCTGA